Proteins from a genomic interval of Amycolatopsis sp. cg13:
- a CDS encoding cytochrome P450: MSVDEHAEELPLADEEFWQNPHEWLARRRESGAVCPMTARRGIPSYLVSGYEQARELLNDPRVSKDSAEVQRVYAAKVGQEIDAPDFGNLLTRHMLNSDPPVHTRLRKLVNKAFTSRTVARLRPRIQEIADSLLDEMAQHEQVDLVQAFAEPLPITVICELLGVRVEDRGEFTAWSHTLLSFSVDPESQAVAAREMQEYLQQLIESKRAEPAEDLLSDLVHASDEGDSLDEDELVSMAFLLLVAGHETTVNLIANATFALLRAPEQAEKLRADPSLLPGAVEEFLRFDGPINFATLRFTVEEIEAGGVTVPTDEFLQISLLAANRDPEKFPDPDTLDVTRPPGGHLAFGHGIHYCVGAPLARLEAQIALGSLLARFPELSLAVPVERIVYRPSSLVHGVLALPVRLNGA, translated from the coding sequence GTGAGTGTCGACGAACACGCCGAGGAACTTCCTTTGGCGGACGAGGAATTCTGGCAAAACCCGCACGAATGGCTGGCGCGGCGGCGCGAATCCGGCGCGGTGTGCCCGATGACCGCCCGGCGCGGCATCCCGTCCTACCTGGTCAGCGGATACGAGCAGGCGCGCGAGCTGCTCAACGATCCGCGCGTCAGCAAGGACAGCGCCGAGGTGCAGCGGGTGTACGCGGCGAAGGTCGGCCAAGAGATCGACGCGCCGGACTTCGGCAACCTGCTCACCCGGCACATGCTCAACAGCGACCCGCCGGTCCACACCCGGCTGCGCAAGCTGGTGAACAAGGCGTTCACCTCTCGCACCGTGGCGCGGCTGCGGCCGCGGATCCAGGAGATCGCCGATTCGCTGCTGGACGAGATGGCCCAGCACGAGCAGGTCGACCTGGTGCAGGCGTTCGCCGAGCCGTTGCCGATCACCGTCATCTGCGAGCTGCTCGGCGTGCGCGTCGAGGACCGCGGCGAGTTCACCGCCTGGTCGCACACGCTGCTGTCGTTCTCCGTGGACCCGGAGTCCCAGGCCGTGGCGGCGCGGGAGATGCAGGAATACCTGCAGCAGCTGATCGAGAGCAAGCGCGCCGAACCGGCCGAAGACCTGTTGTCGGACCTCGTGCACGCCAGCGACGAAGGCGATTCGCTCGACGAGGACGAACTGGTCTCGATGGCGTTCCTGTTGCTGGTCGCCGGGCACGAGACGACGGTCAACCTGATCGCCAACGCCACGTTCGCGTTGCTGCGCGCGCCCGAACAGGCGGAGAAACTGCGTGCCGACCCGAGCTTGCTGCCGGGTGCGGTCGAGGAATTCCTCCGGTTCGACGGGCCGATCAACTTCGCGACCCTGCGCTTCACAGTCGAGGAGATCGAGGCGGGCGGCGTCACCGTCCCGACCGACGAGTTCCTGCAGATTTCGCTGTTGGCGGCCAACCGCGACCCGGAGAAGTTCCCCGACCCGGACACGCTCGACGTCACCCGCCCGCCCGGCGGGCACCTCGCGTTCGGGCACGGCATCCACTACTGCGTCGGCGCGCCGCTGGCTCGGCTGGAGGCGCAGATCGCGCTGGGCTCGCTGCTGGCGCGGTTCCCGGAGCTGAGCCTGGCCGTGCCGGTCGAAAGGATCGTGTACCGGCCGAGTTCGCTGGTGCACGGCGTGCTGGCGCTGCCGGTGCGGCTGAACGGGGCGTAG
- a CDS encoding SRPBCC domain-containing protein gives MANEEGKTGRSGWETAVSRTMPYPGSRVWEFLVGDGVEIWLGPGVELPRERGAGYETEHGTTGEIRSYSEDLLRLTWRPTDWDHDSLLELEVADLGKRSTLKIRQEQLADVAEKAEQRAYWKQVVERVEAALAER, from the coding sequence ATGGCCAACGAGGAGGGCAAGACCGGGCGGAGTGGTTGGGAGACAGCCGTTTCCCGCACGATGCCGTACCCGGGCAGCCGGGTATGGGAGTTCTTGGTGGGGGACGGAGTGGAGATCTGGCTCGGCCCTGGCGTCGAGCTGCCGCGCGAACGCGGGGCCGGATACGAGACCGAACACGGCACCACCGGCGAGATCCGCAGCTATTCCGAGGACCTGTTGCGGCTCACCTGGCGTCCGACGGACTGGGACCACGATTCCTTGCTGGAGCTCGAAGTCGCGGACCTCGGCAAGCGCAGCACGCTGAAGATCCGCCAGGAGCAGCTCGCGGACGTGGCGGAGAAGGCCGAACAGCGGGCATATTGGAAACAAGTGGTCGAGCGCGTCGAGGCGGCATTGGCCGAACGCTGA
- a CDS encoding uridine kinase, with amino-acid sequence MRYRPISPDALAAELTERVDALTHRRRIAVAIDGAAGTGPLAEALTDPLKLLGRAALRVPATGFLRPASLRFEHGKQDPDARYTDWLDVGGLRREVLDPLADDGSGEVLPALWDAERDRATRLPRVPVPDRGVVVVDGEFLLGAGLAFDFVVHLWLSPGALRRRVSEEWALPAYERYENEVDPSALADVVVRVDDPRHPAIYEP; translated from the coding sequence GTGCGCTACCGCCCCATCTCCCCCGACGCCCTCGCCGCCGAACTGACCGAGCGCGTCGACGCGCTCACCCACCGCAGACGAATCGCGGTCGCGATCGACGGAGCGGCCGGAACGGGCCCGCTCGCCGAGGCGCTGACCGACCCGCTGAAGCTGCTCGGCCGGGCCGCGCTGCGCGTGCCGGCCACGGGATTTTTGCGACCGGCGTCACTCCGTTTCGAGCACGGGAAACAAGATCCGGACGCCCGGTATACCGATTGGCTCGATGTGGGCGGTCTGCGCCGGGAAGTCCTGGACCCGCTGGCCGACGACGGCAGCGGCGAAGTGCTGCCCGCGCTGTGGGACGCCGAACGCGACCGCGCGACCAGGCTGCCGCGCGTCCCGGTCCCCGACCGCGGCGTCGTAGTGGTCGATGGAGAGTTCTTGCTGGGCGCGGGATTGGCGTTCGATTTCGTGGTGCATTTGTGGCTTTCGCCGGGTGCCCTGCGCCGTCGCGTATCCGAAGAATGGGCGCTGCCCGCTTACGAACGCTACGAGAACGAAGTCGACCCGAGCGCCCTCGCGGACGTCGTGGTCCGCGTGGACGACCCGCGCCACCCCGCGATTTACGAACCCTGA
- a CDS encoding glycosyltransferase family 4 protein: MLRTLLVTNDFPPRPGGIQNYLNSLATRLPADDLVVYAPSWERSSGSHVEFDAAAPFEVVRHPTSLMLPTPDVLRRAKQIMRARGCEAVWFGAAAPLALLGHPLRQAGARRIVASTHGHEVGWSMLPGSRQALRRIGETVDVVTYVSKYTRNRFAAAFGRHAGLEMLPSGVDTTVFAPDPAGREEIRARHGLGDRPTIVCVSRLVPRKGQDMLISALPAIRERVPGAALLLVGGGPYRKRLTQLAEALNVTDDVVFTGSVPWEELPAHYNAGDVFAMPARTRGKGLDVEGLGIVYLEASATGLPVVAGTSGGAPEAVLDEVTGHVVDGRDPGQLAETLVALLSDPVRARRMGEAGRSWVAENWRWDTMAKRLSTLLDGDPVTAVR, translated from the coding sequence GTGCTGAGGACCCTGCTCGTGACGAACGACTTCCCGCCGCGCCCCGGGGGCATCCAGAATTACCTCAATTCGCTGGCCACCCGGCTGCCCGCGGACGACCTCGTCGTCTACGCGCCGTCCTGGGAGCGCAGCAGCGGTTCGCACGTCGAGTTCGACGCGGCCGCTCCGTTCGAAGTCGTGCGGCATCCGACGTCGCTGATGCTGCCCACGCCGGACGTCCTGCGTCGCGCGAAGCAGATCATGCGCGCTCGCGGCTGTGAGGCCGTCTGGTTCGGCGCGGCCGCCCCGCTCGCGCTGCTTGGCCACCCGCTGCGGCAGGCGGGCGCGCGCAGGATCGTCGCTTCCACGCACGGGCACGAAGTCGGCTGGTCGATGCTTCCGGGCTCGCGGCAGGCGTTGCGGCGGATCGGCGAGACGGTCGACGTGGTCACGTACGTCAGCAAGTACACCCGCAATCGGTTCGCCGCCGCATTTGGTCGGCACGCTGGGCTGGAAATGCTGCCGAGCGGCGTCGACACCACGGTTTTCGCGCCGGATCCGGCTGGCCGTGAAGAGATCCGCGCCCGGCACGGTCTTGGCGATCGGCCGACGATCGTGTGCGTTTCGCGGCTGGTTCCGCGCAAGGGGCAGGACATGCTGATCTCCGCGCTGCCCGCGATCCGCGAGCGCGTGCCCGGCGCGGCGTTGCTGCTCGTTGGCGGCGGTCCGTACCGCAAGCGGCTTACCCAGCTGGCCGAGGCGCTCAATGTCACCGACGACGTGGTCTTCACTGGCTCGGTGCCGTGGGAGGAACTGCCCGCGCACTACAACGCGGGCGACGTCTTCGCGATGCCTGCCCGCACGCGCGGCAAGGGGCTCGACGTGGAAGGGCTCGGCATCGTCTACCTGGAGGCGTCCGCGACCGGGCTGCCGGTGGTCGCGGGCACGTCCGGCGGGGCGCCGGAGGCGGTGCTGGACGAGGTGACCGGCCACGTGGTCGACGGCCGAGACCCGGGACAGCTCGCGGAGACTCTGGTGGCGCTGCTGTCCGACCCGGTGCGCGCCCGCAGGATGGGCGAGGCGGGCCGTTCGTGGGTCGCTGAGAACTGGCGCTGGGACACGATGGCGAAGCGCCTCTCGACGCTCCTGGACGGCGATCCGGTGACGGCGGTCCGCTGA